In a genomic window of Bacteroidota bacterium:
- a CDS encoding T9SS type A sorting domain-containing protein produces the protein MVAKAVVQIHALIIKPILALGWLLMLFFASNASFAQIQMPRYDWVYTAGLDSNCNVNAITVDPDDNGYVVSFFQGTIDADPGPGTLNFTAANGGSALLQKISAYGNLIWAKQYGGLGKTGTNAIALDGQRNVYISGAYEGITDFDPGLAVQNRSPAGAWDAYVLKLDTAGNFLWVATAGAPAGDEWAFALEVDAAGNAVATGILNGPTDFDPGPGTAVLTPSGLQSAFVWKLNANGSLGWIRQIDGSGSAAGRGIDLDAAGNVWACGFFEGTMDFDPGSAVLQQTSAGLQDGYLVKLDAGGNLLWAQYYGGNSSDRVENVEVGPLGNVFLAGNFQDTVDFDPSPGSSFPLASPLYESAFLAQIDVNGAFRWAVNIPQSNVADGKILAVDSMGGAYVTGTYWGAIDFDPSSNGFFNSVTAGTPDAYVLKINANGGFEWAGTIDGSANENPHAIALDPNAAIWIGGNFAAVTDFQPGPGVHSLGPNDGRLFLVQWSQCAPPVISIVDTPCVNYSNHGYNFYQTGHYLVRIPGLPGLCDSLLNLNLTFNYDVTHIYQTFCTPDTINGQIYNHPGTFVQVMQNIHQCDSVLYYHYTGNPYYRYLVPVIACDQFTHRNVNHASSGTYYYSLPGPFSSCDTVEVLLLTIHRNSHTTLNVSSCGAIVINDSTYSSTGAYTQTLTNAEGCDSIVHLNFTLLPATSQLLIDTACNSLSLNGQTYTASGTYSQQLTNANGCDSTLTLSLTLRSSTLDLYQNACDSFTLNGTTYFGSGHYLQQLTNVQGCDSTIQLHLTVNQPSSSAMTVSTCQSYSLNSQVYLSSGTYTQVLANAAGCDSILSLFLTLWPNTSAYVIDSACDSFSLNGFTYYASGVFTQSMVNAQGCDSILNIYLTIDSLNPAIAQNGNSLSAVQSGGTYQWFRCDNGFVPIQGATGQSILAPSNGFYAVVVSFDGCQDTSECVQVTGVFQELQHENGQMQAYPNPTDGPIWISATNDLGPGELQAYDAYGRMILAQDWDGATLQQLNFDKFSAGVYHLRLDRAGFPLQVLRIVKW, from the coding sequence ATGGTCGCCAAAGCCGTTGTTCAAATTCATGCGTTGATTATCAAGCCAATTTTGGCCCTAGGATGGCTTTTGATGTTGTTTTTTGCTTCGAATGCATCCTTTGCGCAGATCCAAATGCCACGGTATGATTGGGTGTATACAGCAGGGCTAGACTCCAATTGCAATGTCAATGCGATCACCGTCGATCCAGACGACAATGGATATGTCGTCAGCTTTTTTCAAGGTACGATCGATGCCGATCCCGGTCCTGGAACCTTAAATTTTACCGCTGCGAATGGCGGTTCGGCCTTGCTTCAAAAGATCAGTGCCTACGGCAATTTGATCTGGGCCAAACAATATGGCGGGCTTGGCAAAACCGGGACGAATGCCATTGCGCTCGATGGGCAACGCAACGTCTATATTTCAGGCGCTTACGAAGGAATTACAGATTTTGACCCGGGTCTTGCGGTACAAAACCGAAGTCCGGCTGGCGCTTGGGATGCGTATGTGCTGAAATTGGATACCGCGGGAAATTTCCTTTGGGTGGCCACCGCGGGCGCGCCCGCAGGCGACGAATGGGCATTCGCGCTCGAAGTCGATGCCGCAGGAAATGCTGTCGCGACGGGAATTCTGAACGGTCCGACGGATTTTGATCCGGGACCGGGCACGGCGGTGCTGACGCCCAGCGGATTGCAAAGTGCTTTTGTCTGGAAGCTGAATGCAAATGGCAGCCTCGGATGGATTCGGCAAATCGACGGCAGTGGCAGCGCTGCGGGCAGGGGAATCGACTTGGATGCTGCCGGCAACGTTTGGGCCTGCGGCTTTTTTGAAGGGACAATGGACTTCGATCCCGGTTCGGCGGTGTTGCAGCAGACCTCAGCAGGCTTGCAGGACGGATATTTGGTGAAGCTGGATGCCGGCGGGAATCTGCTTTGGGCGCAATATTATGGCGGCAACAGCAGCGACCGTGTTGAGAATGTGGAAGTTGGCCCCTTGGGGAATGTATTTTTGGCAGGTAATTTTCAGGATACCGTTGATTTTGACCCTTCGCCAGGGAGTAGCTTTCCGTTGGCTTCTCCCTTGTACGAAAGTGCCTTTCTTGCACAAATTGATGTCAATGGTGCCTTTCGTTGGGCCGTGAACATTCCTCAAAGCAATGTCGCGGATGGCAAAATCTTAGCGGTGGATTCAATGGGTGGCGCCTACGTTACTGGAACCTATTGGGGTGCGATTGATTTCGATCCTTCTTCGAATGGGTTTTTTAATTCGGTGACGGCCGGCACTCCTGACGCTTATGTCCTCAAAATCAATGCCAACGGCGGATTTGAATGGGCGGGAACCATTGACGGTTCGGCCAATGAAAACCCGCATGCGATCGCATTGGATCCCAATGCGGCAATCTGGATTGGCGGAAACTTTGCAGCTGTCACGGATTTTCAGCCCGGGCCGGGCGTTCATTCGCTCGGTCCCAATGACGGAAGGTTGTTTCTCGTGCAATGGAGTCAATGTGCGCCGCCGGTCATCAGCATTGTCGATACTCCCTGCGTCAATTATTCCAATCACGGCTACAATTTCTACCAAACAGGCCATTATCTCGTGCGAATTCCCGGACTTCCCGGCCTCTGCGACAGCTTGTTGAACTTGAACCTGACCTTCAACTACGACGTCACCCATATTTATCAGACATTTTGCACACCTGACACCATCAACGGGCAGATCTACAACCACCCGGGCACGTTTGTGCAAGTGATGCAAAACATTCATCAATGCGACAGCGTGCTGTATTACCATTACACGGGAAATCCCTACTACCGCTACCTTGTGCCGGTAATCGCCTGTGATCAATTTACCCATCGCAATGTCAACCACGCGAGTTCCGGAACCTATTATTATTCCTTGCCGGGGCCATTTTCGAGCTGCGATACGGTGGAAGTTCTGCTGCTCACGATTCACCGAAATTCGCATACCACGCTCAATGTCAGCAGTTGCGGGGCCATTGTCATCAATGACAGCACCTATTCATCCACAGGAGCTTATACACAAACACTTACCAATGCTGAAGGATGTGATTCGATCGTTCACTTGAACTTTACGCTTCTGCCTGCCACTTCCCAATTGCTGATCGACACCGCTTGCAACAGCCTTTCGCTCAATGGTCAAACGTACACGGCAAGCGGGACGTATTCGCAACAACTGACCAACGCCAATGGATGCGATTCCACGCTCACACTTTCCCTGACGCTGCGTTCCTCGACCTTGGATTTGTACCAAAATGCCTGCGACAGCTTTACGCTGAATGGCACCACGTATTTCGGAAGCGGACATTACCTTCAACAACTGACGAATGTCCAGGGTTGCGATTCAACGATACAACTACATCTCACTGTAAATCAACCGAGTTCGTCGGCCATGACGGTCTCGACCTGCCAAAGTTATTCCCTGAATTCGCAGGTGTATCTCAGTTCGGGGACCTATACGCAAGTCCTTGCCAATGCAGCAGGCTGCGATTCGATTCTTTCTTTGTTTTTGACTTTGTGGCCCAATACGAGTGCCTATGTGATCGACAGCGCATGTGACAGCTTCAGCCTCAATGGCTTTACTTATTATGCGAGCGGGGTGTTCACGCAATCAATGGTGAATGCACAGGGTTGCGACAGCATTCTGAACATCTATCTGACGATCGATTCCTTGAATCCGGCCATCGCACAAAACGGAAATTCGTTGAGTGCAGTACAATCAGGCGGCACCTATCAATGGTTCCGCTGTGACAATGGATTTGTGCCGATTCAAGGTGCGACCGGGCAATCGATTCTTGCTCCTTCGAATGGATTTTATGCCGTCGTCGTGAGCTTCGACGGTTGTCAAGATACCAGCGAATGCGTACAAGTCACGGGGGTTTTCCAAGAACTTCAGCACGAAAATGGGCAAATGCAGGCTTATCCCAATCCGACGGATGGCCCAATTTGGATCTCGGCGACGAATGACCTTGGACCTGGAGAATTACAGGCATACGACGCTTATGGGCGAATGATTTTGGCGCAAGATTGGGATGGCGCAACCTTGCAGCAGCTCAATTTCGACAAATTCTCAGCCGGTGTATATCATTTGCGCTTGGACCGCGCCGGATTTCCGTTGCAAGTCTTGCGCATTGTCAAGTGGTAG
- a CDS encoding agmatine deiminase family protein: protein MSAVSSVFGIKRLMAFLSFGFVTISVALGQVDDHRMSPAEQAAMPSYLQARTSTGITSPPVSPVRAPAEWEEIDALNITWTGYTAVLKEIVRFASLETKVIIVCADSLSVQSYLTNNGIPLTNIDFLVAPYNSIWCRDYGQWNIYTHDVDSLALIDWIYNRPRPKDDTVPSSIARNELLPMYQTIQAPYDLIHTGGNFMTDGFGTGFSSNLVLNENPSHTAAEIDTILAKFMGINRFVKMSTLPFDVIHHIDMHLKLLDEETLLVGEYPQGVADGPQIEANLQYILSNYNSIYGTPYKVVRIPMPPDAAGRYPNNNGDYRTYTNAVFVNKTILVPGYETRYDTTAQRIWEEAMPGYNVQFINCNSIITALGALHCITKEVATRDPLLISHQPLADTYDAQNPYPVDARIQHRSGIAVAELYYRTDTLLPYQALPMTLSNALTHTWTAAIPAQAPGTKIDYYVSAVANSGKAQVRPMPAPAGYWSFEVLQFVGTEPAVLAESAMKPAFPNPSKGITCIPVAVGEEGHGQLELTDVVGRKVAMIADGWMPAGEKNYFIDTQNLVAGVYLLVFETAGRRHVQRLMVR from the coding sequence ATGAGTGCAGTTTCTAGCGTTTTCGGGATCAAGCGATTGATGGCATTTCTTTCATTTGGCTTTGTAACCATTTCGGTGGCATTGGGGCAGGTAGATGACCATCGCATGTCTCCTGCAGAGCAGGCTGCAATGCCGTCCTACCTGCAGGCGCGTACGAGCACCGGCATCACGAGCCCGCCCGTATCGCCCGTGCGGGCCCCCGCGGAATGGGAAGAAATCGATGCCTTGAACATTACATGGACCGGCTACACCGCCGTACTCAAGGAAATTGTGCGGTTTGCGAGCCTAGAAACCAAGGTCATCATCGTTTGCGCCGATTCGCTCTCCGTACAGTCCTATCTCACGAACAATGGCATTCCCCTCACCAACATCGACTTTCTTGTGGCCCCCTACAATTCGATTTGGTGCCGCGATTATGGGCAATGGAACATCTACACCCACGATGTTGATTCCCTCGCATTGATCGACTGGATCTACAATCGGCCCCGTCCCAAAGACGATACCGTGCCGAGTTCGATTGCCCGTAACGAGCTCTTGCCCATGTACCAAACCATCCAAGCACCCTATGACCTCATCCATACCGGTGGCAATTTCATGACCGATGGCTTCGGGACAGGCTTTTCTTCGAATCTTGTCCTGAATGAAAATCCCAGCCATACCGCCGCCGAAATCGATACGATTTTGGCCAAGTTCATGGGCATCAACCGCTTTGTGAAGATGTCCACGCTGCCTTTTGATGTGATCCACCACATCGACATGCACCTGAAATTGTTGGACGAGGAGACTTTGCTGGTCGGCGAATATCCGCAGGGCGTCGCAGATGGTCCCCAAATCGAGGCCAATTTGCAGTACATTCTGAGCAATTACAATTCGATTTATGGCACGCCTTACAAAGTGGTGCGCATCCCAATGCCCCCCGACGCTGCTGGGCGCTACCCCAACAACAATGGCGATTACCGCACCTATACCAACGCCGTTTTTGTGAACAAGACCATTCTTGTCCCGGGATATGAAACCCGCTACGACACTACCGCCCAACGTATTTGGGAGGAGGCCATGCCCGGCTACAACGTGCAATTCATCAATTGCAACAGCATCATCACGGCCTTGGGAGCTTTGCATTGCATTACCAAGGAGGTCGCTACGCGCGATCCGTTGCTCATTTCACATCAGCCCTTGGCAGATACTTACGACGCGCAAAATCCCTATCCGGTCGATGCCCGCATCCAACACCGGTCAGGCATCGCCGTCGCCGAATTGTACTACCGCACCGACACCCTGTTGCCCTATCAAGCCCTGCCCATGACGCTTTCGAATGCGTTGACACATACTTGGACGGCCGCGATTCCCGCGCAAGCGCCCGGTACCAAAATCGACTACTATGTTTCCGCCGTAGCCAATTCGGGGAAGGCCCAAGTGCGGCCGATGCCTGCTCCGGCGGGTTATTGGAGTTTTGAAGTCCTGCAATTTGTCGGAACAGAACCTGCGGTGCTTGCTGAATCGGCAATGAAACCTGCTTTTCCCAATCCGAGCAAAGGCATCACTTGCATTCCTGTTGCAGTCGGTGAGGAAGGCCATGGGCAATTGGAGCTGACCGACGTTGTGGGTCGGAAAGTGGCTATGATCGCGGACGGATGGATGCCTGCTGGCGAAAAAAATTACTTTATAGACACGCAAAACCTTGTTGCAGGGGTCTATTTGTTGGTGTTTGAAACTGCAGGCCGTAGGCACGTGCAGCGGTTGATGGTCAGGTAG